The Epinephelus lanceolatus isolate andai-2023 chromosome 10, ASM4190304v1, whole genome shotgun sequence genomic sequence agggaggacgaGGGGAGGTACAGGAGGATGATGgggaagggagggagaaggTATGAGGAAAAAGTAGGGAGGATgttggctctgtgaggctgcctTCACTATAAGGGCTCTGGGCCCCACTGGAGTGGGTGAGAGATGGGGAGGGAAATGGGTGGGAGGGAGGAGGCTGGGGTTGGTTAGATGAGAAGAGAGATGTTTCAGAGGGATTGGTAAACAGCGATGACTGAGTGGTGCTCTGGGAGTTGGAATTAGCTGTTTGGGCTTTAGGCTTGCGTCCTCGCCTCTTGCCCATGTAGATGGTCCCTCTCTTGCTCACATTGATCTGAGGGCCCAGTTTACTCCcaaaggaggaggacagagctgagagtgtgtgtactGTTGTAGCCTCTATCGATTTACACATTCTTAGAGAGGTCTCACCATCTGCTGCCTGgccttcccttccctcctttcCCACATACCCCGACAGCATTACCTTGTGAAgtctcctcttctttcttttcttcatctCGTTAATCAGCCTCCTGATCTTTAGCTGCCGGTTCCCCTTCTCAGGAGGATGAAAATCTTTACCCCTGTCAGTGCGATTCAGTGCATCTCCACTCTGGTCCTCGGGGAGGGGTCGTTTGGGAGGACGGCCACGCTTCTTGGGGCTGGATTTAGACTGAGCAGCACACTGCAGTTTGGGACTTGGCTCCAGCACAGGGGCTTTCTGAACTCCGTCACACCCCAGAAGAGGCACCTCAGTTGGGACAGCGCTTGGAGAAAGTCTAGGGGGAGGTTCATCTAAGCTAGAGCTGTGGGATTTAGGGCGGCCCCTTTTTCGGGCAGGGGTTAGGGGGCATCTGGAAGCAGGGGGGCTAGGGTCTGATGTGGGGTGACTCTGCTTTGGGGATGGAGGTTTGGTTGcagcagagagaggggaggagctGCTGGTTAAGGAGCTAGACGGAGCTGGGTGTGACTCATCAGTCTGCTGGATAGTGGCCTTGGCAGGAAGGGATGTCTTGGGGTTCTGGGGGAAACTTAGTAAAGGATTATGTTGGGAATCTGACGGGGCTTCCTGATTTTCCGCCCTCTGAGCCCGGTGCACCAGCTTGGTCCAGCTGGGCCGTCTGGCTTTACGTTTCTTGAGCGGGCGGCTGTCCTGCTCTTGGGGGGAAGAAGGGGGAGAGACGGGGGCACGGGCAGAGGGAGTGGGCAGGAAGGGAGGAGCAGAAGAAGAGGGGTGGCTTGGAGGCACAGTTGAATGTCTTGAGACGTCTTGttcttttgatttactggtgtCACCTGTTGCTGGCTCAGCTTGTTTAACTGGCTTGCAACTGTCATCCGTCTTTTCTATCTCATCTGCTCTGCCTGGATTCACTACTTTACAGGTTTTATCCAGTTTACCACCATCAGCTGTCTCACCACATTTATTATcctctgttttttgtctgtctggGCTAAGCTTGTCCCTCTTTGTCTCAGCCTTTCCTCTTTCAATCTTTAGTTCATCCCTCCATGTATCATCAGTCCTATGTCTTTCATCCTTTTCTTTTCCATGCCTTGATTTCCCATCCTTCCctttctcctttttcttcttcttgcctTCCTCCTTTCTGCCCTCACTCTTTGCTCTTTCGGCCTCCAATCTGTCTCGCTTTGATTTTTTGTCTTTCCGTTTCTCCTTTTTtgctttcctctctctgtctttctttttctctaaaGAGGGATCCTGATCTTGGGATTGGGCAGAGGAGACATCCACAGTGGGGGAGGACTGTGGTTTAGAGTTGActgaaggagaggaaggagaatcTGGCTTACTCTTACTGGACTGTTCTTTATGAGAGCTGGTGGAGGCTGGAGGTCTTGTAGAGGAGTCCATggaggaagcagaggaggaagtgctGTGTTTTCCAGCTTTGCTTTTCGACGCGGTGGAAGTGCCAAGGATGTCGCCGGAGCCTTTCCCATTGGACAGTCccttctgttttgttgtttgcaccAAACCATTATGTTTCTTGGAGGTCTTGCCTTCGTTCCTGGTGTCCGATGCAGACGGGGCTTGGATGCACGCAGCAGAAGGAGTAGTTGTAGCTGTCTGGTCTGTTGTGGGTGAGCAGGGTTTGTGTCCTGCAGAGACAGGCTGGCCATTGACACTAGGAAGCTTCTCTTTCTTCACTCTCTctgatgagccatttgaattcaCCTCTGTCTTATCGGCCAGTTTGATAGGAACCTGGGGAGTGCAAACAGGGAATCTCTGTCATAGACAACAATGGCTGTGACATCCATTAGTTTGCTGTTGACAATGACGAAGGACAATGGGGAAGAGACAACAACTcaaattcttttgtttttgtccgcCCATTAAAAGAGAGAGTGAGGACAAAATGACTCAATCAGGCAGAGAAAAGAGGGCATActgaagagaaggagagagtgaGGTGATGGAAACAGGAATGGGGTTGACACAGAAAGGAGAAATACAAaggcagagaaacagagaggaagggagTGGGACAGGGACAGAGGGGGAGTGAAAGATAAATGAGAGCAGGTAGAGGAAAGAGGGGATGTAAAAATAGAAGAGAGGGACAGATATAGAGAGCcaagcagagacagaaagagagagagaaagctgcGCTATTGGTAGCTATAAATTGCCACTAATACAGATGAGAAGGCTTGACATTTCGTACTTGTCCTGTAATTTTGGTATGCTGCAGCTTGAGTGGCGTTTGTGCAGCTAAAGCAATAAGCTTTCCCTTGGGTGATTGTCATAGGGACTGATGGACCAATGTCTGTAATAGCTCCAAGTGGTTGCCGTGCTGTTGTCCTATTTATAggtctgtttatttaaatgggcTGCTTAGGTTTCAGTATTGAGACAATGGCTTATTTGACCTTATTACAACTGAGCACAAAGCTGAGGGATTTTGCACCATATAAGTATGTCTGGCTGTTAACTGCAAGATGAGCAACAAAGCAGAGCTACAGCACATGTGTGCACACCTTCAGTCACTGTAACACTTTTCCATTATCGGCTTGCAGATTTAATACTGGCAGCTGACATGagttaatctgtgtgtgtgcactctaACTTACCTGTTTGGCTGACTTGGTCCCTTGGCTGGTAATGGCAGGGACTGAGGCTGTCGTGGAAGCTGTGGTAAATGTTGATGATGACGACACTGGCTGcgaagatgatgatgacgatgcaAGTGGTGGTGAAGCAGCAGATGCAGTTAGTTTGGATGTGGTCTGGACAGCATCCAAGCCTGAGCGTTGATCTCTGGTTGCCTCGACTGGAGCAGAGCTGGTTTTGTTCTGCGGTCCTCCGTCTCCATCCCCCTTTACCAGTCCCCCCCTGCCTTGTCTCTGATAGGTCCTGATGGTGGGCTTGCAGACGTAGCTCTCCAAGATCTTGGGCGGTTTCTTGGTGCGCTTGGCCTGGAGTCCAATTCGGAGTCGCACATTCCCCTCGGGGCAGCTGGTCTCCCTGCCAGAGatctgaagctgctgctgccctgCGCTTCCACAGCGCCCCTCGATGAGCAGCTCCAGCACTGCCCCcttatctccctctctcttcttccctgctcctcttttctcctcctccttttccccTACATCTCCATTCTCCCCCTCAcccctcctctttttctctgccaCTTCAGAGTCTTCAGATGCAGAGGTGGGGTCCAGAGTTGTGGTTGGAGGGGTTCCCCCCTTCACTCTCTGGTCCATCAGAGAAGTCAGGGGGGAGATGCAGGATGCTGTGGGGTTTCCAGTATAACACTTTTAAATGGGGGTGTTGAGGTCAAGGGCaaaaagcagaaagcaggtgtAGGTCAGGAGATCTCCAAAAGAATATCCTGTAATAGTCCAATCACAGCTGGGCTCCTTCATCCAGCGAAGGAAGGTCTCTCTTGTCCTTTTGGGCTTGAACTGAGATGGAGTAAgtttgaggcagagagagagaagggaagaaaagacagacagaaagatagAGAGGCCAGTGATTAGTCATTTCAGTGAGCTCAGATGCTGAGTAGCAGCAGTACAGGAATTGAGGGGAAAGTCCCCGTCTTCTAGGCAGCTGTGGAGAGGTGCTAAAGTCTGTGTCCACAGAGATGATCTCATCATACAGAAAACCCAGGGGGCCAATCAGCGCCACCGATTCCCAGAATGTCGGCACTAACTGGAAGAAAGACCTACTCACATTCTTCAAAAAAACAGCCTCAGCTGGTTTTCGCTAACAATCTGTAAATAACGGCAGCTGTGAAAGACAGCTCCCTAAACCTCTACACTTTTACTTTTGCTCTAATCCTCACTCTGCCTCCTCTCCCCGGATcaatatatcaatcaatcagctCCTGACTAATTCAAACACTTGATCCAGTCTCCTCCCCTTCTCTCCCCACTGTCTTTGCGCCTTCTGTTCTCAGCTACTCCCACAAGCACTTCTCCTCCCACCCTTCCCTCTGCTGTACTTTCTTTTCTCTCCGAAACTCCCCTTTTCATGTTTGGCAGAAAGCTTTTGCATGCATTCTCTATTAGTCCCAtccactccctctctccctctctctgtagACCACACAGTAAAATGGTCAACTCATACACTGTATCCATGTTAATCAGAACCATATTTCCTCCTCCACTTcgttcttttcctcctctccaacCTAAATCCCTCCATTCACAGTCCGACCATTCCCCTCCTCCCCTTTCAGTAGTGGTAACAAAAATCCGTAGGAAAGGGTAAAACTTATTTTTGGAAAGGAGTGCAAATTCCTCCTCCCATTGCTTCCTCTAAGTCAAGTAAGCTTTTCATTGACCCCATTGTAAATTGACTTTTAATGTGACATTACAGCAAGTAACACACCCTAAAATAACATTCTCCtcggcagaaaaaaaaaactttcactcTCGCTCACTTGCACTGCTCTCAGCCCAGTTTTTAACATATCGAGGGGAAGCAGCATCTTCTGTCACGCTTCCTTCATTatactctctctctcattaAGAGAGACGCTCATCCATTTTCTAATAAAACACACCCTGCCAAGCATTCTTGCAGCTCCTCTCCTGAGAGCCTCTTATGAAATAGCTCATCTGTCTCTCAACGCACTGAACTGCCCCCTTAGACTCACAAGAGCATCTCagataatgtttttatttaagagCTCAGTGGGCTATCTCTCCTGCCTCTCGGTCCCTCCACACCCAAACTCTTTTCCTTGAATCATACGGAGCTCAAATCAACATCTGTTCCAGTAACTGCTGTTATGTAACAGTTTTGGAAAGCAAGGCCAAACCTCCTTATAATCAAATAAAATGAGCATAGGGATGGACAGTGGTCCTCTCAAACAACTGCAGCCGCTTTTATCATGACCTCTGCTCCAAAGGCCTGACCTGTGTGAAGAAGAGGGGAAGGTCGAGTCTCAGGCAGAGGTGGGACCagttcattgttttgcaagtcacaactGAGTCTCAGGCTTTTGCACTGAAGTCCCAAGTCAGGACCGACAAGTTCAaggtcaagtcccaagtcctaaactttgggtttcgagtcctaaacaagtcataaagCGCTCCTCGCCAAATGTAATGCAATTTTAACAGCAGGGTAATAACATATTTGTTTGCCAAAATTATGAATGcgttttaaaatttgtatttatttattaaaacaagtttgttggaagttgtttACCCGCAGGTTTTGCATACTGccatttgttttattgttggcCATCAAGCAAACAAGATTacctttggtatcatttttctCAACTGGCGCTTATGATGCTGCATTCCATTTGTACTAGGAAGTC encodes the following:
- the LOC117265713 gene encoding uncharacterized protein LOC117265713 isoform X2; the encoded protein is MDQRVKGGTPPTTTLDPTSASEDSEVAEKKRRGEGENGDVGEKEEEKRGAGKKREGDKGAVLELLIEGRCGSAGQQQLQISGRETSCPEGNVRLRIGLQAKRTKKPPKILESYVCKPTIRTYQRQGRGGLVKGDGDGGPQNKTSSAPVEATRDQRSGLDAVQTTSKLTASAASPPLASSSSSSQPVSSSSTFTTASTTASVPAITSQGTKSAKQVPIKLADKTEVNSNGSSERVKKEKLPSVNGQPVSAGHKPCSPTTDQTATTTPSAACIQAPSASDTRNEGKTSKKHNGLVQTTKQKGLSNGKGSGDILGTSTASKSKAGKHSTSSSASSMDSSTRPPASTSSHKEQSSKSKPDSPSSPSVNSKPQSSPTVDVSSAQSQDQDPSLEKKKDRERKAKKEKRKDKKSKRDRLEAERAKSEGRKEEGKKKKKEKGKDGKSRHGKEKDERHRTDDTWRDELKIERGKAETKRDKLSPDRQKTEDNKCGETADGGKLDKTCKVVNPGRADEIEKTDDSCKPVKQAEPATGDTSKSKEQDVSRHSTVPPSHPSSSAPPFLPTPSARAPVSPPSSPQEQDSRPLKKRKARRPSWTKLVHRAQRAENQEAPSDSQHNPLLSFPQNPKTSLPAKATIQQTDESHPAPSSSLTSSSSPLSAATKPPSPKQSHPTSDPSPPASRCPLTPARKRGRPKSHSSSLDEPPPRLSPSAVPTEVPLLGCDGVQKAPVLEPSPKLQCAAQSKSSPKKRGRPPKRPLPEDQSGDALNRTDRGKDFHPPEKGNRQLKIRRLINEMKKRKKRRLHKVMLSGYVGKEGREGQAADGETSLRMCKSIEATTVHTLSALSSSFGSKLGPQINVSKRGTIYMGKRRGRKPKAQTANSNSQSTTQSSLFTNPSETSLFSSNQPQPPPSHPFPSPSLTHSSGAQSPYSEGSLTEPTSSLLFPHTFSLPSPSSSCTSPRPPSSSSLSPFVKKSCPCQGRHHFPFHQSSCKLSCPTPPLHHTPGSPGHLKEATPSPRSESHSEETLPSDSGIGTDNNSVSERAEMRGVRGMLRLGQGSGVTLGSQRHPSSLVDRPSPVSSPLSLMPRHTNPIGNSTSAERHRERHRHRRRDYDCSSSCTCMCPCPCPGHNKCTHSDYYSCLGHNALKRQKNKHKKKHQQLHMQDPEFLAELEDLIGQFSEVHIGRRSWARTGLGQGFDGSGNAAGGRRHHSSSHSLRSNIFRINLNGFYSPHPSSYSANPSFSPQPFYPCQPVHCNRKPDRRQCGCPSKFQETIENMGFYSSYPPATTLYHHLPSSYPLPSPHQYAPHQPHHAHFLLNPARFHRRRSRLLREGALGGEVDGDIGGGSGGGPHLSSGFTSGLSCGCGRSEHKHKHKHRHRHCERDLDDEEELHEDEEEDGMEREGLASSKPRSGFILGQGEGGRKGARGTGSMLSKESSWLCENGSDSFSSAAAAATSSSSSAERYKHTSLTSLGLGSSHLSSFGGSWGGLGQSWSKFGGLGGTGFGNSTPSWRGFTGEQHTGRQIASDGEDEDGEDDSHPYRTSPSPTHTNLFTSAAMATGGRGLRSGLAGRNPGSGDRSWRRDEPAWTERREAGLQGDSRSRGQQKSVPTPDGVAGKNKRRPGRPRKHPLPSTASSPTHSSAAPSMSSPDLLPGHSRDGRELGGRKDERGPERDKGGDSVQQVTELELQAKRKRGRKRKHGDSPCHQSTVC